In the genome of Streptomyces sp. NBC_00433, the window CGAGGCCGACACCCTGCCGAACGCGATGCAGGAGGCCGTCATCGGCGGCTTCGTGCAGACCGACCAGCGCGAGCTGCTCGCGCCGTACAGCGAGCGGTATTTCGCCGCGATCAAGCAGGTGTGGGCGGACCGCAGCAACGAGATGGGCCAGCAGATCGTCGTCGGCCTCTTCCCGGCGCTCCAGGTCTCGCAGGCCACGCTGGACGCGGCCGACGCGTGGCTGGCGAGCAACGAGCCGGTGCCGGCGCTGCGCCGGCTGGTCGTCGAGTCCCGCGCGGGCGTCGAGCGCGCGCTGCGCGCCCAGGCCGCGGACGCCGCGGCCGGCTGACCGCGGGGTGGGGGTTCCGGGCGCCGCGTCCCGGGACCCCTGGCCGGGTCGCGGGCCAGTCTTTCCCGCACCAGGAGCGCGGCAACCGGCCGCACACGTAAGTCCCCTCCCGCCGGGCCCCGTACCGCCTACCCGCGCGCGGCGGTGCGGGGCACCGCGGCCGCCGCGGGTGCCGGTGCGGGGTGCGCGGCGGTCTGCGGGCGGCCCTGCCGGACGGAGGCCCGGCCCGGGAGGTTGACGGCGTCGGCGGGCAGCAGTCGCTCCAGGCGGAGCAGCAGGGCCGAGGCGCTCAGCGCGGTGCCGACCAGCAGCAGCCAGGGGAGCCGCGCGTCGGCCGCGGTCAGCGCGGTGAAGAGGGACGGGGCCAGGATCGAGGCCAGCGACCAGGACAGCTGATAGGCGGCCATGTAGCGGCCGCGCAGCGACTCGGGGGCCGCCGCGACGGCCAGCGAACTCGCCGCCGGATTGTGCACGGTCTCGGCCACCGTGTAGAGGGTGACCAGCGCGAGCAGCAGGCCCGCCGTGGCCCAGCCGGCCTGCGGGCGTACGGTCGCGAGCAGCGCGAGCCCGGCGAAGGACGCCGCGAAGATCAGCCCGCCCAGTGCCGCCGACCGGGTGCGGCGGGCGCCGCTGCGGCGGCCCAGCCGGGCGATGTGGACCCCGCCGACCGCGCACAGCACCGTGTTGAGCGTGAAGGCGGCGCCGGTCAGCGACTGGGCGCCGTGCAGCGGCCCGGCGATGAAGAGCGGGAAGAGCACCGCCAGTGCCGAATAGCCCAGGGCGGTGAGGAAGTTGGCCCCGGTCAGGGCGAGGAAGGGGCGGTCGGCGAAGACCACGCGGTAGCCGGCCCCGCCTGCGGCGGGCGCCGGCTGCGCCGCCGGGCGGGCAGGCGCCTTCACCCGCCGCATCAGCAGCCAGGCGACGGCGAAGCTCGCCGCGTTCAGCCAGGCAGCGGCGACGAAGCCGCGGTCGCCCGCGAGGGTGACCACCAGGGAGGCGAGCAGCGCGCCCGCGCCGAGCCCGCCGTTGCGCAGCGCGCGGGAGGCGGCCTGCAGCCGGTCCCGGTCGGCTCCGGCGGCGAACTCGCCGATCCAGGACTGCTGCACGGCGGGGAAGGCGCGGTCGCCGAAGGCCGTGCCGAGGGCGACGGCGGCGAAGGCGGGCAGCGCCGTGGCGAGCGGATACAGCGCGAAGCCGGTGCCCCGCACCCCGTAGAGCACCAGTTGCACCCGCCGGGCGCCGTATCTGTCCACGGCGGCGCCCGCGAGCGGCAGCGCTGCCATGCCGATCAGGCCGACCGCGGTGAGCACGGCTCCGACCACGGCGAACGACAGGCCGGTGATGTGGTGGAAGAAGACCAGGCTGAAGGGGACGTACATCCCGGAGCCGACCGCGTCCACGGCCATCGCGCCGAGCATGGCCTTCTCGCCCGGCAGGCGGGTGGCGGTGGCGTGTGTGCGCGTCGGCAGCATGGCGGTCCCCCGTAAGTAGGTCGGCAGTAACTAGCTTAGTGCTAAGTGGCTTAGCGTCAAGCGAGTGGCTTGCGACGGAGCGTACGGCGGCCGATACTGGGGGAATGGACGCGGATGCGGTGGACACGATCACCGGGCAGTGGGCCGTGGAGCGGCCCGAACTCGACACTCTCGCCATGGCCGTCTTCGGCCGGGTCTACCGCGTCGCGCGGGCGATGGGGGACCGGATGGAGGCGGAGTATCTGCGCTACGGCATCGGGCGGGGGGAATTCGACGTGCTCGGCACGCTGCGGAGGTCGGGGGCGCCCTACACGCTCTCGCCGCGCGAGCTGTCCGCGACGCTGATGCTCACCACCGGGGGCATGACGGGGCGGCTCGACAAGCTGGAGCGCGCCGGACTCCTGGTAAGAGCACCGGACCCCCACGACCGGCGCGGGCTGCGGGTCTCCCTCACCGAGCGCGGCATCACCGTCGTCGAGGAGGCACTGGTCGCCGGGCTCGCCGTGCAGCAGGCCGCGCTGTCCGCGCTGGAGCCGGACGAGGCGGAAGTCCTTGCCGGACTCCTGCGGCGACTGCTGGCCGCGTCGCAGTGAAACCCCGGCGGGGGCCAGCGGTCTGACGTACCGTCCCGGCCGAACGCGCGATTCCCCGCGCCCCGGAGAACCGCCCTGGCGGGCGGAAGGGGAGCGGGGGTGGCGACGCGGCCGGGAGGGTCAGCCCTGCTGCTGCTTGCGGGTCTTGTCCGTGGCCATGACCAGGCCGGCGATGATGCCGAAGAGCACCAGCGGAATGGCGACGAAGAGGCCGAGGGTCTGGATGACACTCAGACCCGAGCCCGGGTCGTCGCCGTCGTCGCGCGTGAGGGCGAACGCCGGGGACGACAGCAGGAGCATCACGGTGGTGGCCGCGGTGACGACGCCGGCGCGCATGACCTTCTTGTTGAGCTTCTTGTCCACGTGGCCAATGTAGTGACCGGCTCCGGAGCACGCGCGCCCGGGGGTGCTTTAGGGTTCGCCGGCCGGGTGGAGGGCGCGGCGGACCTCGTCGGCCAGGGTGTGCAGGCGCCGGGACGCGGCGAGCTGTTCGAGAGTGAGGGGATTCCCCTCGGGGTCGGCCACCGGGAGCCGCCAGTTCGGGTACTGGTCCCAGGTGCCCGGCAGATTCTGCGGGCGGCGGTCGCCGACACCGTCGGGGAGCCACACGCCGACCATCCGGGCCGGGGTGGCGGCCAGGAAGCGGTGCACGGCCTTGACGACGGCCTCCTCGTCGGCCGCGCCCTCGGGCAGCAGCCCGAGCCGGCCGAGCAGCGCGATCCACTCGGCGACCTCCGCCGCGTCCTCGGCCTGCTCCTGCTCCAGCGGCCTGGTGAGCAGCCCGAGCCGGTGCCGCAGCTCGACGTGCTCGCCGGTGAGCCGGGCGGCGGTGCTCGGCAGGTCGTGGGTGGTCGCGGTGGCCAGGCAGGCCTCGCGCCAGGCGGCAGGCGGCAGCGGACGGCGGTCGGCGTGCTCGCCCTCGTAGTCGCGTTCGAACCACAGGACGGAGGTGCCGAGGATGCCGCGGTCGGAGAGCTGCTGCCTGACCCCGGGCTCTACCGTGCCCAGGTCCTCGCCGATGACGACCGCGCCGGCCTCGTGCGCCTCAAGGGCCAGCAGGCCGAGCATCGCCTCCGGGTCGTAGCGCACATAGGTGCCCTCGGTCGGCGGGCGGCCCTCGGGCACCCACCACAGCCGGAAGAGGCCCATCACATGGTCGATCCGCAGCCCGCCGGCATGCCGCAGCATCCGGGCGATCAGGTCGCGGTACGGGGCGTAGCCGGTGGCGGCGAGCGCGTCGGGGCGCCAGGGCGGCAGGCCCCAGTCCTGGCCGCGCGCGTTGAAGGCGTCCGGCGGCGCCCCCGTCGACATGCCCCTGGCCAGCACGTCCTGCATCGACCAGGCGTCGGAGCCGGCCGGGTGCACACCGACCGCCAGGTCGTGCACCACGCCGACCGGCATCCCGGCGTCCCGTGCGGCCCGCTGGGCGGCGGCCAGCTGGCTGTCCGTCAGCCAGCTCAGCCAGCTGTGGTAGTCGACCCGCTCCAGATGCCGGCTGCGCAGCCTGGCGACCTGGGCGGACCGCGGGTCGCGCAGCCCCGCGGGCCACTTCTGCCAGTCGGGCCCGTGCAGTTCGGCCAGCGTCGACCAGGTGGCATGGTCGTCCAGCGCCTGGCCCTGGGCGGCCAGGAAGTCGGCGTAAGCGGCCCGCCTGCCGGGGCTGAGCGGCACCTCGCGCAGCAGCTCAAGCGCCTGCGCCTTCAGCTCCCACACCGCGTCCCGGTCGATGAGCGTGCCCTTGAGCAGCACGTTGTCCCGCAGGGCCGCGGCCTTCACCAGCAGCCGAGCGGCCTGCTCGCGGGCGTCCCTGGACAGATACGCGTATTCGGGGACCTCCTCGACCCGCAGGTAGACCGGATCGGGGAAGCGCCGTGAGGAGGGCCGGTAGGGCGACGGGTCGGTCGGGTGTCCGGGCACCGCCGCGTGCAGCGGGTTGATCTGGACGAAGCCGGCGCCCAGCGCCCGCCCCGACCAGGCCGCCAGCTCCGCCAGGTCGCCGAGGTCGCCCATGCCCCAGGACCGCTGGGACAGCGTCGAATACAGCTGCGCCATGAAGCCGAACGTCCGCTCCCGCGGCCCGCCGACCCGCTC includes:
- the malQ gene encoding 4-alpha-glucanotransferase, giving the protein MDRARLATLHGVDVTYHPAPGQEVRVSEETVVAVLAALGVDASTPHAVRDALAAYELRTAHRLLAPCTVLRAGQPLTGLPEGTDISVETAAGERLDGVPHAPGRYVLRAAAPDGRAARGDLVVAPERVGGPRERTFGFMAQLYSTLSQRSWGMGDLGDLAELAAWSGRALGAGFVQINPLHAAVPGHPTDPSPYRPSSRRFPDPVYLRVEEVPEYAYLSRDAREQAARLLVKAAALRDNVLLKGTLIDRDAVWELKAQALELLREVPLSPGRRAAYADFLAAQGQALDDHATWSTLAELHGPDWQKWPAGLRDPRSAQVARLRSRHLERVDYHSWLSWLTDSQLAAAQRAARDAGMPVGVVHDLAVGVHPAGSDAWSMQDVLARGMSTGAPPDAFNARGQDWGLPPWRPDALAATGYAPYRDLIARMLRHAGGLRIDHVMGLFRLWWVPEGRPPTEGTYVRYDPEAMLGLLALEAHEAGAVVIGEDLGTVEPGVRQQLSDRGILGTSVLWFERDYEGEHADRRPLPPAAWREACLATATTHDLPSTAARLTGEHVELRHRLGLLTRPLEQEQAEDAAEVAEWIALLGRLGLLPEGAADEEAVVKAVHRFLAATPARMVGVWLPDGVGDRRPQNLPGTWDQYPNWRLPVADPEGNPLTLEQLAASRRLHTLADEVRRALHPAGEP
- a CDS encoding MFS transporter, whose translation is MLPTRTHATATRLPGEKAMLGAMAVDAVGSGMYVPFSLVFFHHITGLSFAVVGAVLTAVGLIGMAALPLAGAAVDRYGARRVQLVLYGVRGTGFALYPLATALPAFAAVALGTAFGDRAFPAVQQSWIGEFAAGADRDRLQAASRALRNGGLGAGALLASLVVTLAGDRGFVAAAWLNAASFAVAWLLMRRVKAPARPAAQPAPAAGGAGYRVVFADRPFLALTGANFLTALGYSALAVLFPLFIAGPLHGAQSLTGAAFTLNTVLCAVGGVHIARLGRRSGARRTRSAALGGLIFAASFAGLALLATVRPQAGWATAGLLLALVTLYTVAETVHNPAASSLAVAAAPESLRGRYMAAYQLSWSLASILAPSLFTALTAADARLPWLLLVGTALSASALLLRLERLLPADAVNLPGRASVRQGRPQTAAHPAPAPAAAAVPRTAARG
- a CDS encoding MarR family transcriptional regulator — encoded protein: MDADAVDTITGQWAVERPELDTLAMAVFGRVYRVARAMGDRMEAEYLRYGIGRGEFDVLGTLRRSGAPYTLSPRELSATLMLTTGGMTGRLDKLERAGLLVRAPDPHDRRGLRVSLTERGITVVEEALVAGLAVQQAALSALEPDEAEVLAGLLRRLLAASQ